A region from the Parabacteroides sp. FAFU027 genome encodes:
- a CDS encoding glycosyltransferase family 2 protein, with protein sequence MYAPVILFVYNRLNETKCTVESLLRNKLAKHTQLYIFSDAAKVAEEIIVVDEVRRFVSSIEGFEQVHIHYAIQNKGLARSIIEGTNEVILLHEKAIVMEDDLVVASDFLDYMNQCLEMYAYRKNIWSIAGYSPPIEIPTFYPHDVFLFGRASSHGWATWLDRWCKVDWQVKDFETFSSNRKDRIAFDMTGNDMYRLLELQQMGRMNSWAIRFCYSQFRNNAFTVYPVKSKVQIKGYSAQATHNGLADRRHFVELFEGELYPEVDVSVDTVIWNRFRKHQDLRPIGKIGFFLCKYNLGYKQIKIILKKLFGQ encoded by the coding sequence ATGTATGCGCCTGTAATTCTCTTTGTATACAATAGACTGAACGAAACAAAATGTACCGTTGAGTCTTTGCTTCGAAATAAATTGGCGAAGCATACTCAGTTGTATATTTTTTCTGATGCTGCAAAAGTTGCCGAAGAGATAATCGTAGTTGATGAAGTAAGGCGGTTTGTTTCATCTATTGAGGGGTTTGAACAGGTACATATTCATTATGCAATTCAAAATAAAGGACTTGCACGTTCAATTATTGAAGGAACCAACGAGGTTATATTGTTGCATGAAAAGGCAATAGTGATGGAAGATGATTTGGTGGTTGCCTCAGATTTTCTGGACTATATGAATCAATGCCTGGAGATGTACGCTTACCGTAAGAATATTTGGTCGATTGCCGGATATTCGCCACCGATAGAGATTCCGACATTTTATCCTCATGATGTTTTTTTGTTTGGAAGAGCATCCTCTCACGGTTGGGCGACCTGGCTTGATAGGTGGTGTAAAGTGGACTGGCAGGTGAAAGACTTTGAAACTTTTTCTTCCAACCGGAAGGATAGAATCGCTTTTGATATGACGGGAAACGATATGTATCGTTTGCTGGAATTACAGCAAATGGGGCGCATGAATTCATGGGCTATCCGGTTCTGTTATTCTCAGTTCCGAAATAATGCATTTACAGTCTATCCGGTGAAATCAAAAGTGCAAATCAAAGGCTATTCAGCTCAGGCGACTCATAACGGTCTGGCGGACAGACGACACTTTGTTGAACTTTTCGAGGGAGAACTGTATCCTGAAGTTGATGTCTCTGTCGATACAGTTATTTGGAACAGATTCCGGAAACATCAGGATTTACGCCCGATTGGAAAGATTGGATTCTTTCTCTGTAAATACAATCTGGGCTATAAGCAGATTAAGATAATACTCAAGAAGCTGTTCGGACAATAA
- a CDS encoding glycosyltransferase family 2 protein — translation MISIVIPLYNKAQTIADTLRAVLNQTFQSYEVILINDGSTDGSTQVVIDFLIDKGYKIVEISQDHWVTQDGKFSLVSQPNGGVSRARNRGIMEAQYDYISLLDADDTWESQYLATIVGLIQKYGEHCDLFATAYRFYHGEGVYSDLKLNNLHICGTDGILKNYFEVASHSHPPIWSSNVVISKAALNNVHGFPVGIHSGEDLLTWARLAARYSIAYSLLPLAVFNQPESADFKPKRLPDPQNKVGAELMILWKETRAHGLKPYIGRWFEMRASVYLRLGENKAAFRSLLSALRFEFKLKYIAYALLIILPVKWRLKAFSHRSQYNKRH, via the coding sequence ATGATTAGTATTGTCATTCCATTGTATAACAAAGCTCAAACAATTGCAGATACATTAAGAGCCGTTCTCAATCAGACTTTCCAAAGTTATGAGGTGATCTTGATTAATGACGGATCTACAGATGGAAGCACTCAGGTTGTAATTGACTTTTTGATTGACAAAGGATATAAAATAGTGGAAATATCCCAGGATCACTGGGTCACCCAGGATGGGAAGTTTTCACTTGTAAGTCAGCCTAACGGTGGTGTTTCAAGAGCCAGGAACAGAGGAATAATGGAGGCTCAATATGATTACATTTCTCTCCTTGATGCTGATGATACCTGGGAATCACAGTATCTGGCTACAATTGTCGGATTAATACAAAAGTATGGAGAGCATTGTGACTTGTTTGCAACCGCTTACCGGTTTTATCATGGAGAAGGCGTTTATTCGGACTTAAAACTGAATAACCTTCATATCTGTGGTACTGACGGGATTCTGAAAAACTATTTTGAAGTAGCTTCTCATTCACATCCTCCCATCTGGTCAAGCAATGTTGTGATATCGAAAGCAGCCTTGAACAATGTTCACGGATTTCCGGTTGGGATTCATTCTGGTGAGGATCTGTTGACCTGGGCTAGATTGGCAGCCCGATATTCAATAGCCTATTCACTTTTGCCTCTTGCCGTATTTAACCAACCGGAAAGTGCTGATTTCAAACCCAAAAGATTGCCCGATCCCCAAAATAAGGTCGGAGCAGAGCTGATGATTTTATGGAAAGAAACGCGGGCTCATGGGTTAAAACCATATATTGGACGCTGGTTTGAAATGAGAGCATCCGTTTATCTACGATTGGGCGAGAATAAAGCCGCTTTCCGATCGCTCCTGAGCGCATTGAGATTTGAATTTAAATTGAAATATATTGCCTATGCGTTGCTGATTATCTTGCCGGTAAAATGGCGGTTAAAGGCATTTAGTCACCGAAGCCAGTACAATAAAAGACACTGA
- a CDS encoding GNAT family N-acetyltransferase, translating to MENIKWHWITSWEEVFSERTTGLWREFYDKCNTASVFHHPSMGLAWLNSYRQIQNITPYFWCAEFDGFKLFYPLVIWRRNWKNIFQKLIVPVGFSDFDYLDPLVIGEIPSHLKHNLVGFFIRAITSDSDADEIILSGIREVSPFLQTSIKYKSEICPQLHLSKFDDFAAFQRSLRTSLRGDLNRQQRRLTERGNLSLKVYSKHELDEVFTQLHCLLAFHKQRYPKSYQAPNLHDAIVRSALDDGFLHFSTLMLGNQPVSWHLGFCERNVFYYYLPATHPDFLHFSPGKIHLLYLNQWALGHKVDIFDHLRGEENYKSGWTDSVQKLYQVRINNPSLISRFRNCFVDMKNKL from the coding sequence ATGGAAAATATCAAATGGCATTGGATAACATCCTGGGAAGAGGTCTTTTCTGAACGAACTACCGGTTTATGGAGGGAGTTTTATGACAAATGCAATACTGCTTCAGTGTTTCATCATCCTTCAATGGGATTGGCCTGGCTGAATAGTTATCGTCAGATTCAGAACATCACGCCTTATTTCTGGTGCGCTGAATTTGATGGTTTTAAGCTTTTCTACCCCCTTGTTATCTGGCGCCGTAACTGGAAAAATATTTTCCAGAAATTAATCGTGCCTGTCGGGTTTTCAGATTTTGACTATCTTGATCCATTAGTAATAGGCGAAATACCTTCACATTTAAAGCATAATCTGGTCGGTTTTTTTATCCGTGCAATAACTTCTGATTCAGATGCAGACGAAATCATCTTAAGTGGAATAAGGGAAGTATCACCTTTTCTTCAAACCTCCATAAAGTATAAGTCTGAAATTTGTCCTCAGCTCCATCTTTCGAAGTTTGATGATTTTGCTGCATTTCAAAGATCGTTACGGACATCCCTGCGTGGAGACCTTAACCGTCAACAGCGTAGATTGACAGAAAGAGGTAATCTCTCCCTGAAAGTTTATTCGAAACATGAACTGGATGAAGTATTCACCCAGCTTCATTGTCTGTTAGCTTTCCATAAACAACGTTACCCAAAATCGTATCAGGCTCCGAATTTGCATGATGCAATCGTAAGAAGTGCATTAGACGACGGATTTCTTCATTTTTCTACATTAATGCTTGGTAATCAACCTGTCAGTTGGCATCTCGGTTTCTGTGAGCGAAATGTGTTTTACTACTATCTGCCAGCTACTCATCCTGATTTCCTTCACTTTTCACCGGGAAAGATTCATTTGCTTTACCTTAATCAATGGGCGCTCGGGCACAAAGTAGATATTTTTGATCATCTGCGGGGAGAAGAGAATTACAAAAGCGGATGGACTGATTCTGTACAAAAACTTTATCAGGTCAGAATCAATAATCCATCCCTGATCAGTCGTTTTCGAAATTGTTTCGTAGACATGAAAAACAAACTTTGA
- a CDS encoding glycosyltransferase family 2 protein: MKVCSIVVTYNGEHCIARCLHSLLESTLKSKVIVIDNASSDKTVNLIKTNFQDVVLIPQSRNLGFGAANNIGIRLALNENADYVFLLNQDAYIESDTLEKLVEIASGNPDIGILTPVQDYAPGIPERYFTMFLNAGKSKYPAVDNLQPVNFIDAAVWLIPIAVVKKVGLFSPLFYHYGEDDNYCDRVLFFKYRICVAMDQVAFHETRQEVTFPKGHLIYLIRRFRLKLRTYLANPCRLAKSEIQRLIKEIWNEPVRGKLKAILYRTIVITVVICDLAFYFGKISGFRFRSKKEGAFI; the protein is encoded by the coding sequence ATGAAAGTCTGTTCTATCGTAGTTACCTATAACGGAGAGCATTGCATTGCCAGATGTTTGCATAGCTTGCTTGAAAGTACCTTAAAGTCTAAGGTGATCGTCATAGACAATGCCTCTTCGGACAAAACGGTGAATTTGATAAAAACAAATTTTCAGGATGTAGTGCTTATTCCACAAAGTAGAAATCTCGGATTTGGTGCAGCAAATAATATCGGAATAAGATTGGCATTAAATGAAAATGCCGACTATGTATTTCTCTTGAATCAGGATGCTTATATCGAATCGGATACACTGGAAAAACTGGTAGAGATAGCCTCCGGAAATCCGGATATCGGTATTCTGACCCCTGTTCAGGATTATGCTCCGGGTATTCCGGAACGCTATTTTACGATGTTTCTGAATGCCGGGAAATCAAAATATCCGGCAGTAGATAACCTTCAACCGGTGAATTTTATAGATGCTGCAGTTTGGTTGATTCCCATTGCAGTTGTGAAAAAAGTGGGGCTGTTTTCTCCTCTGTTTTACCATTATGGGGAAGATGATAACTATTGTGACCGTGTATTGTTTTTTAAATACAGGATATGTGTCGCAATGGATCAGGTCGCTTTCCATGAAACCCGTCAGGAGGTAACTTTTCCAAAGGGACATCTGATTTACCTGATCCGTCGTTTCAGGTTGAAATTGAGAACTTATCTTGCCAATCCTTGTCGTTTAGCAAAAAGCGAAATTCAGCGATTGATCAAAGAGATTTGGAATGAACCTGTTAGGGGAAAATTAAAAGCGATATTGTACCGGACGATTGTAATTACTGTCGTTATATGTGACCTGGCTTTTTACTTTGGAAAGATATCAGGATTTCGTTTCCGGTCAAAAAAAGAAGGAGCCTTTATCTAA
- a CDS encoding glycosyltransferase family 4 protein: MGKIKILMDVNSIVVPTGRKYLSGIGRTTLELLLAFQKMKNLPIDLRLFTQRLPDSGIDQYRLPFEHLYFPLPGSGVMKDWVNKFRVKEYFYKYDLYHLPHNYDQVSNASKTVLTIHDAMFFSYPESFLGHDQAREMCPKLARKCRAIVTCSNSSKSDIVNYMNILPEKITVIPWGVSHIVFHPERNPVEMHRKLEERGLFRPYFVMISCDIGRKNTIGLMNAFRIYLQDKNADHDLVLAWNNPPRDYLEEFAPEISTGRIRILHNVDDQLLRHLYNGATASFFPSKYEGFGLPVLESMACGTPVVTCDNSSLKEAGGDVAIYVEPDDVEQMAQCMKDFESGKIDRKTLGHQSLIHAAHYNWHRTAEEYLRFYQMAYMLG; this comes from the coding sequence ATGGGCAAAATAAAAATATTGATGGATGTCAATTCGATCGTGGTCCCGACCGGACGTAAATATTTGTCTGGCATTGGACGAACCACGCTTGAATTATTGCTTGCTTTCCAGAAAATGAAGAATTTGCCCATAGATTTACGCCTGTTTACCCAACGATTGCCTGATAGCGGTATTGATCAGTACCGACTTCCTTTTGAACATCTCTATTTTCCACTTCCGGGAAGCGGTGTCATGAAGGATTGGGTTAATAAATTCAGGGTCAAGGAGTATTTTTATAAATATGATTTATACCATTTGCCGCATAACTATGATCAGGTGTCAAATGCTTCGAAAACGGTGTTGACCATACATGATGCGATGTTCTTCAGTTATCCGGAATCATTTCTGGGACATGATCAGGCACGGGAAATGTGCCCTAAACTGGCCCGAAAGTGCAGGGCAATTGTAACCTGTTCCAATTCATCAAAAAGTGACATTGTAAATTATATGAATATTCTCCCAGAAAAAATTACGGTCATACCATGGGGAGTGTCGCATATTGTTTTTCATCCTGAAAGAAATCCGGTAGAAATGCACCGAAAGCTCGAGGAAAGAGGTTTATTCAGACCATATTTTGTGATGATCTCCTGTGATATAGGACGAAAAAATACGATAGGCCTGATGAATGCATTTCGGATCTATTTGCAGGATAAAAATGCAGACCATGATCTGGTACTGGCGTGGAATAATCCTCCCCGGGATTACCTCGAAGAGTTTGCTCCTGAGATCAGTACAGGACGGATTCGTATTCTCCATAATGTAGATGATCAGTTACTCCGGCATTTATATAACGGTGCAACTGCTTCTTTTTTTCCGTCAAAATATGAAGGGTTCGGATTGCCTGTTCTGGAGTCTATGGCATGTGGGACACCGGTGGTAACTTGTGATAACAGTTCGCTGAAAGAGGCCGGAGGTGACGTGGCTATCTACGTAGAACCTGACGATGTAGAACAAATGGCCCAATGTATGAAAGACTTCGAATCTGGAAAAATTGACCGGAAGACCCTGGGGCATCAGTCTCTGATACATGCCGCTCATTACAATTGGCACCGTACAGCGGAAGAATATCTCCGTTTTTATCAAATGGCCTATATGCTTGGTTGA
- a CDS encoding PIG-L deacetylase family protein — translation MRPVKENAEVTSQLFSPDARILIIAPHPDDEIFGLGGYLLRYRDLYYKEEVSDMMENIFICFLTDGEHSRSHIPAHEVKHNRIETSKLALNRLKIIHQNVKRLHLPDGCLSELAPSELSADPVTRNSYSILSEFIRENQINTILVTHEADYWPFDHVTAFDLARRLSKDNRCRLYGFWVWAWYQQSIMNVLRMDKRHYSLLPVTEVREEKLRLIDLYLKEKDADGVPWIGALPKAFLSSNKWKFEVVELIL, via the coding sequence ATGCGACCTGTAAAGGAGAATGCCGAGGTAACAAGTCAACTGTTTTCCCCGGATGCCCGTATTTTGATCATCGCACCTCATCCTGATGATGAAATATTCGGTCTGGGTGGGTATCTGTTACGATATCGGGATCTTTACTATAAAGAGGAAGTCTCTGATATGATGGAGAATATCTTTATTTGTTTTCTGACAGATGGAGAGCATAGCCGGTCTCATATTCCCGCGCATGAAGTCAAACATAACCGGATTGAAACTTCAAAGTTGGCGCTAAACAGGCTGAAAATCATACATCAGAATGTGAAACGCCTCCATTTACCTGATGGTTGTCTTAGCGAACTTGCTCCTTCTGAACTATCAGCTGATCCGGTTACCCGAAATTCTTATTCCATTTTGTCTGAGTTTATCAGAGAGAATCAGATAAATACTATTCTTGTGACACATGAGGCTGATTACTGGCCTTTTGATCATGTGACGGCCTTTGATCTGGCGCGTCGCCTGAGTAAGGATAATCGTTGCAGATTGTATGGATTCTGGGTTTGGGCCTGGTATCAGCAGTCGATTATGAATGTTTTGAGAATGGATAAACGGCATTATAGTTTGTTGCCGGTTACAGAAGTGAGAGAGGAGAAACTGAGACTCATAGACCTATATCTCAAAGAAAAAGATGCGGATGGAGTTCCCTGGATCGGTGCTTTACCTAAAGCGTTTTTGTCATCCAATAAGTGGAAGTTTGAAGTTGTGGAACTAATACTCTAA
- a CDS encoding glycosyltransferase, with product MKVSVIMAVFNAGKFLKPTVESVVNQTMADWELVAVDDCSTDDSIEILRSFNDPRIKIIEKKINSGAAESRNLAIQYAQGEYLAVLDADDISYPRRFEKQVDFLEKHPDIAIVGSYADAIDEHGNKLFDIILPLKSEEIRTRLLFESAMVQSSAMMRSVVITQNSLYYDKAFTYVEDFELFQRASRLVEIANIPEVLIAYRYSLENITTRHYKEQSVLAIRAIGKHLQELDIKTEPVQLDLLQALLYDFHPFTRSERIEFGRLYYAIFCHCKQSRSFSDTILQAYFMRFHRLSCAGRWGYAKVLTSVLDLFPILKNNFNQLNALSFVLFFKKSIALEVYQKLFGRNNKSMSI from the coding sequence ATGAAAGTAAGCGTCATTATGGCCGTATTCAATGCCGGTAAATTTCTAAAACCGACTGTTGAAAGTGTTGTTAATCAGACTATGGCTGATTGGGAACTCGTGGCTGTTGATGATTGTTCCACCGATGATAGCATTGAAATTCTTCGTTCGTTTAATGATCCCAGAATCAAAATCATAGAAAAGAAGATCAATTCCGGAGCAGCAGAATCCCGCAATCTGGCCATCCAATATGCGCAGGGAGAATATCTGGCCGTGCTTGATGCCGATGATATTTCTTATCCCCGGCGATTTGAGAAACAGGTGGATTTTCTGGAAAAACATCCGGACATAGCCATTGTAGGGAGTTATGCTGATGCGATTGACGAGCATGGCAACAAGCTGTTTGATATCATACTTCCATTGAAATCAGAAGAGATTAGAACCAGGCTGCTGTTTGAAAGCGCCATGGTGCAGTCAAGCGCAATGATGCGAAGTGTGGTAATTACCCAAAACTCTTTGTATTACGATAAGGCATTTACTTACGTTGAAGACTTCGAGCTGTTTCAGCGGGCTTCACGGTTAGTAGAAATTGCCAATATTCCGGAAGTCCTGATCGCTTATCGCTATTCACTGGAAAATATTACAACCCGTCATTATAAAGAACAATCCGTCCTTGCCATAAGAGCAATCGGAAAACATTTGCAAGAATTAGATATTAAAACAGAACCGGTTCAGTTAGATCTTCTTCAAGCTTTATTGTATGACTTTCATCCGTTTACCCGATCTGAAAGAATTGAATTCGGGCGTTTATATTATGCAATCTTTTGTCATTGCAAACAATCCCGATCTTTTTCTGATACCATACTTCAGGCTTATTTTATGCGATTTCACCGGCTCTCATGTGCCGGAAGATGGGGGTATGCTAAAGTTCTGACTTCGGTTTTAGACCTGTTTCCAATATTAAAGAACAACTTTAACCAGTTGAATGCCTTATCATTTGTGCTCTTTTTTAAGAAAAGCATAGCGTTGGAAGTTTACCAAAAGCTTTTCGGGAGAAATAACAAATCAATGTCAATTTGA
- a CDS encoding glycosyltransferase family 4 protein, which produces MNKRKNNKHKTVVISIPCLLIGGTENQTLYLARALSELKFRVIIACYFEWDPLMVDEYRKVGAIVCLLSPEATKDQSGNDSWRRPKGLKKISFLWHSLREIVKLYRPEIAHVQYMDPGALPILLFNLLGIRYLFATVHQSGAPYGKFHHLYLRMAVLFTTRFTGISKHVLDSWFGDKWPHNVVLLYNTIDLDRINRIRANTNVDQVKMTLGIEEKQVIGAVARLSQIKGVDLLLDSYSLIYKEMQESVLLIIGDGNCRAELEAKAQNLGINDRIIWMGKQSPEDTITLEQIFDICVCPSRYEGFGLIALEALSSGIPVVAFRVGGLPEVVEDKVNGILISPGDVTGLAQTCSMLLDNKVLRAQLGGNGKAVADKYGYETYKNAVRDLYQPFS; this is translated from the coding sequence ATGAACAAGCGAAAAAACAATAAGCATAAAACGGTCGTTATCAGTATTCCCTGTTTACTTATTGGTGGAACTGAAAATCAGACACTTTATCTTGCGAGAGCACTGTCTGAACTAAAATTCAGGGTAATTATCGCCTGCTATTTTGAATGGGATCCGCTGATGGTGGATGAGTATCGCAAAGTTGGTGCAATTGTATGTTTGTTATCACCTGAAGCGACTAAGGATCAATCCGGAAATGATAGCTGGAGGCGTCCAAAAGGTCTTAAGAAGATCTCCTTTTTATGGCATAGTTTAAGGGAAATAGTGAAATTATACCGACCGGAGATCGCTCATGTCCAGTATATGGATCCGGGTGCTCTGCCGATTCTGCTGTTTAATCTATTAGGTATAAGGTATTTATTTGCAACGGTTCATCAATCTGGAGCACCATATGGGAAATTTCATCATTTGTATCTGAGAATGGCCGTATTATTCACAACCCGCTTTACAGGTATATCAAAACATGTCCTGGATTCTTGGTTTGGTGATAAATGGCCACACAATGTGGTCCTTTTATACAATACGATAGATCTTGATAGAATTAATCGAATCAGAGCAAATACAAATGTTGATCAAGTGAAAATGACATTGGGAATAGAGGAAAAGCAAGTCATTGGTGCAGTTGCCCGTTTAAGTCAAATCAAAGGAGTTGATTTGCTCCTTGATTCTTATTCGCTGATATATAAAGAGATGCAGGAATCAGTTTTATTAATTATCGGAGATGGAAATTGTAGGGCTGAGTTAGAAGCAAAGGCACAGAATCTTGGAATCAATGACCGGATTATCTGGATGGGTAAACAATCTCCGGAAGATACTATTACTCTGGAGCAGATATTTGATATCTGTGTGTGTCCCTCTCGGTATGAAGGTTTTGGGCTGATTGCACTGGAGGCTCTTTCGTCCGGTATTCCGGTCGTAGCATTCAGGGTAGGGGGACTGCCTGAAGTCGTTGAAGATAAGGTAAATGGTATATTGATATCACCGGGTGATGTGACGGGGCTTGCACAAACTTGTTCTATGTTATTAGATAATAAAGTATTGCGGGCGCAACTGGGGGGCAACGGAAAAGCGGTTGCTGATAAATATGGCTATGAGACATATAAGAACGCCGTGAGAGATTTGTATCAACCGTTTTCCTGA
- a CDS encoding serine O-acetyltransferase has product MEFWKIIKSDLKRYKSHGKFEWFEPSIGVIILFRIGHSLRQIRFVPVRWLLNLLHLPIYMITCFFSGIHIARGASIGPGLRIFHYGCIVINSGVHIGENCTIRHGVTLGNRREDFDLPVLGDNVDIGAGAKILGAVHVGNDVSIGANAVVIRDVPDNSIAVGVPARIISKSEKDNEEQNTLF; this is encoded by the coding sequence ATGGAGTTCTGGAAAATCATAAAATCAGACCTGAAAAGATATAAGAGTCACGGCAAGTTTGAGTGGTTCGAACCCTCAATTGGGGTTATTATCCTTTTTCGTATAGGGCATTCGTTGAGGCAGATCCGATTTGTTCCTGTCCGATGGTTGCTGAATTTATTACATCTACCTATTTATATGATTACCTGTTTCTTCTCCGGGATACACATTGCGAGAGGAGCTTCAATCGGTCCCGGATTACGGATTTTTCATTATGGTTGTATTGTGATAAACTCCGGAGTTCATATTGGCGAGAACTGCACCATTCGTCATGGCGTAACTTTGGGAAACCGTCGGGAAGATTTTGATTTACCTGTGCTGGGTGATAATGTCGATATTGGAGCCGGTGCTAAGATTTTGGGAGCAGTGCATGTGGGAAATGATGTTTCTATCGGTGCTAATGCTGTTGTAATCAGAGATGTGCCTGATAATAGTATTGCCGTCGGAGTGCCGGCCAGAATAATTTCAAAGAGCGAAAAAGATAATGAAGAACAGAATACTCTTTTTTGA